One genomic window of Candidatus Campbellbacteria bacterium includes the following:
- a CDS encoding oligosaccharide flippase family protein: MVRKFLVSVVHKKISELHLASYALTGMFLLSLIMAFARDRLLANIFGAGEILDIYFAAFRIPDIIFALLVSFMSVYALLPFFERKLAESQEKFKEFIDNTFSFFLTMLIIISAAAYILMPAIADIVFKGLDADVRENVIALSRLLLLQPIFLGASSFFSSIAQLKHRFIIFGLSPVLYNLGIILGIIFLNPIFGITGVVYGVVLGAIFHMALVIPFLLSEKSLPRYRPKIKFDSEIIRVIKTSFPRAAVLSANNITLFVLIGIASLLSAGSISVFSFAYNLGQVPLTLIGVSYSVVSFPILSKLFIEGKIDTFIQRLQTALRHIIFWAFPAVAFFVVLRAHIVRIILGSGEFDWYDTRLTAAALAIFSIFIITQSISLLLIRACYASNKTMIPVVSSFLSTIVSVSIGLLFLKIYEANNEISQSIAAAFRILDVPGSEIIILPAAFVIGSVIQMSILLIYINAVYKLISRDVWLAFWKSAIAGGVFGLSAYVVLRLLDGVFDINTFIGVFMNGFIAAIVGIVAWFIILFISRSRELLEFLDTARPVLLWAQSKIKR, translated from the coding sequence ATGGTAAGAAAATTTCTTGTTTCGGTAGTTCATAAAAAAATATCTGAATTGCATCTCGCATCCTATGCACTGACAGGCATGTTTTTGCTGTCTTTAATAATGGCGTTCGCAAGAGATCGTCTTCTTGCTAATATATTCGGTGCAGGTGAAATTCTTGACATATACTTCGCAGCGTTTCGCATACCCGACATAATTTTTGCGCTACTTGTTTCTTTTATGTCCGTCTACGCACTACTTCCTTTTTTTGAAAGAAAACTCGCAGAATCACAAGAAAAATTCAAAGAGTTTATAGACAACACATTCTCATTTTTTCTTACAATGTTGATAATAATATCTGCAGCGGCATATATTCTTATGCCCGCAATAGCAGATATAGTTTTTAAAGGACTTGATGCTGATGTCCGTGAAAATGTGATAGCACTTTCTCGCCTGCTTTTACTTCAGCCAATTTTTCTTGGTGCTTCCAGTTTTTTCTCAAGCATTGCACAGTTGAAACATCGTTTTATAATATTTGGTTTAAGCCCAGTCCTTTATAATTTAGGAATAATTTTAGGCATAATCTTCCTAAACCCTATATTTGGAATAACGGGTGTTGTCTACGGCGTTGTTCTTGGCGCAATTTTCCATATGGCACTTGTCATACCCTTTCTATTGTCTGAAAAATCACTTCCACGCTACAGACCGAAAATTAAGTTTGATTCCGAGATAATAAGGGTAATAAAGACATCATTCCCGCGTGCAGCGGTCCTATCCGCAAACAACATAACCCTTTTTGTTCTCATAGGTATCGCATCTTTGCTTAGCGCAGGATCAATCAGTGTCTTTTCTTTTGCTTATAACTTAGGACAAGTCCCATTAACACTCATAGGTGTAAGTTACTCTGTTGTTTCTTTTCCAATACTCTCAAAACTCTTCATAGAAGGAAAAATAGATACATTTATTCAAAGACTTCAAACTGCTCTCAGACATATTATCTTTTGGGCATTCCCAGCAGTTGCCTTTTTTGTTGTCCTTCGCGCACACATAGTTAGGATAATTTTGGGATCTGGTGAGTTTGATTGGTATGACACCCGTTTGACCGCAGCAGCACTTGCGATATTCTCCATCTTTATAATCACACAAAGCATATCGCTCTTGTTGATAAGGGCTTGTTATGCCTCAAACAAAACAATGATCCCAGTGGTATCAAGTTTTCTATCAACAATAGTCTCTGTATCAATAGGTCTTTTATTCTTAAAAATTTACGAGGCGAACAACGAAATAAGTCAAAGCATAGCAGCAGCATTCAGAATCCTTGATGTCCCAGGTTCTGAAATCATAATTCTACCAGCCGCCTTTGTGATTGGATCCGTGATACAGATGTCAATACTTTTAATATATATAAACGCAGTATATAAACTGATATCAAGAGATGTGTGGCTTGCGTTCTGGAAAAGCGCAATAGCGGGCGGTGTGTTTGGCTTGTCGGCTTATGTGGTATTGCGCCTTTTAGACGGTGTCTTTGATATAAACACATTCATAGGCGTGTTTATGAACGGCTTCATAGCGGCGATAGTCGGGATTGTGGCTTGGTTTATAATCCTATTTATCTCAAGAAGCAGGGAATTGCTGGAATTTTTGGACACAGCGAGACCTGTCTTGTTGTGGGCACAGAGTAAAATAAAAAGATGA
- a CDS encoding DUF192 domain-containing protein, which translates to MKKTIIIIIIALLFILGFFLYPNGNREDGTIPISFGNLTIHTEIADTKDKRTLGLGGRDSLAQNRGMLFVFEEEGLWGFWMKDTRFPIDIIWINSDYNIVHIETDVKPETYPTVFRPDEPALYVIEVNAGVFERSGLQKGGTIGGISLLENK; encoded by the coding sequence ATGAAAAAAACCATAATTATAATAATAATTGCTTTATTATTTATACTCGGCTTTTTCCTCTACCCCAATGGAAATAGGGAAGACGGAACCATACCAATATCATTTGGCAACCTCACAATTCACACAGAAATTGCAGACACTAAAGATAAAAGAACTCTTGGCTTGGGAGGAAGAGATTCACTCGCACAAAATAGGGGAATGCTGTTTGTTTTTGAGGAAGAAGGTCTTTGGGGGTTTTGGATGAAAGACACCAGATTTCCAATTGATATAATTTGGATAAATTCAGATTACAATATCGTCCATATTGAAACAGATGTAAAGCCAGAAACCTATCCGACAGTCTTCAGACCAGATGAGCCAGCGCTTTATGTCATTGAAGTAAACGCAGGCGTTTTTGAAAGATCTGGGCTTCAAAAGGGCGGCACAATAGGGGGTATTTCACTTTTGGAGAATAAGTGA
- a CDS encoding VTT domain-containing protein, producing MKNASKKIITAIVVLVIIALFFFISRVDFMSIQDMIVSFIESVGDNMVESALFYVIIYVSLTMVGFSALALTILAGVLFGVWWGVVIAIISATISASIAFFIGKLFSEKVYEWKKNNKGKLSHIFNKISVHTGRHGFISVAILRLLFLPYIPLSLVLGTIKELKFIPYVSATFITNIISTTLLVYSGTGISMIFTNGTTASNFLIIIIPLVIIAVMVSLLPRLVERENNKKRSQ from the coding sequence ATGAAAAATGCAAGTAAAAAAATAATAACAGCCATTGTGGTATTAGTGATAATTGCCCTTTTCTTCTTTATCTCCAGAGTGGATTTTATGAGCATACAAGATATGATTGTATCATTTATTGAAAGCGTTGGCGACAATATGGTGGAATCAGCACTCTTTTATGTCATCATTTATGTGTCTTTGACCATGGTGGGATTTTCAGCGTTAGCCCTCACAATTCTCGCAGGAGTTTTGTTTGGTGTCTGGTGGGGAGTAGTGATAGCGATAATCTCAGCAACCATAAGCGCTTCAATAGCCTTTTTTATAGGCAAGTTGTTTAGTGAAAAAGTATATGAATGGAAAAAAAATAACAAAGGCAAATTATCACACATATTTAACAAAATATCAGTCCACACTGGTAGACACGGATTTATCAGCGTAGCAATACTCCGTTTACTTTTCTTGCCTTACATACCTCTGTCATTGGTACTGGGGACAATAAAAGAGTTAAAATTCATTCCTTATGTTTCAGCAACATTTATAACAAATATAATTTCAACCACACTTCTCGTCTATTCTGGAACAGGGATATCTATGATATTTACAAATGGCACCACAGCCAGCAATTTCCTCATAATCATCATACCGCTTGTTATAATAGCAGTTATGGTTTCACTTTTACCTCGCTTGGTTGAAAGAGAAAATAATAAAAAACGATCCCAATGA
- a CDS encoding GatB/YqeY domain-containing protein encodes MIPDITEMIAKAMKERDSLRLSVLRDIRTSITNELVASGKKPTDTLPNEALEKIIRRLLKQRNEAQEKYEEANAQEKAELERKEAEILSELLPEQATDEELEKVLKECVEEIGLSSPADKGRVIKTVLERLAGKVDGKRVSQALSKMGDN; translated from the coding sequence ATGATACCTGATATCACAGAAATGATAGCAAAAGCAATGAAAGAAAGGGACTCCCTGAGGCTAAGCGTATTGAGGGATATAAGGACCTCAATCACAAATGAGTTGGTGGCGAGCGGGAAAAAGCCCACTGATACTTTGCCGAATGAAGCGTTAGAAAAAATCATAAGACGGCTTCTAAAACAAAGGAATGAAGCGCAGGAGAAATATGAGGAGGCAAATGCGCAAGAAAAAGCAGAACTTGAACGAAAAGAAGCAGAAATATTGAGCGAGTTATTACCCGAGCAGGCAACGGATGAAGAATTGGAAAAAGTTTTGAAAGAGTGTGTGGAAGAGATTGGTCTTTCATCCCCTGCTGATAAGGGTCGTGTGATAAAAACTGTTCTTGAAAGACTTGCAGGAAAAGTAGATGGAAAAAGAGTGTCGCAAGCACTTAGTAAGATGGGGGACAACTAA
- a CDS encoding type IV secretion system DNA-binding domain-containing protein, which produces MLNLLSNPILILIIAGASAIILGLIILFLFFIRKINKKKMIAQSLQMTLLSVSIYRDEKQKETKNPIEEVARSEQLFNALAAVNSVFAFEMALPYGKPSLQFFIRVARDKEDVTEEQIKGIFPEAKVVKTNDYTIFSEKSHAVGGYVETKKHFSIPIRTYKLTEKDTFLPILNTFTGASQKNIGLMMQVIVRQSSKSNSSTVHRILGRLTKGSSLKKAIKAENAFHSLVSSFSGAKDKKKGEVPQQPEVNQDEVEILKAKVEKPILDVVVRVCASATTEDAAESLFDVLSSGFGQFLGTNYNEFVVKKAKDISKFASDLSFSLFDESKRMRLNLAELVSIFHLPTFTDRHRLVEWEENKTVAPPHDLPTEGLLLGEYVGKDGTKEIRLSHEDRRRHIYSIGQTGTGKTSLIKSMVVQDIYEGRGVCVLDPAGDMIDDLSSLIPEHRSEDTILFNPDNLERPFALNMLEYDHSRPEEKTFIVNEILNIFKSLFSEETMGPMFEQYMRNALLLLMESEEGRPSTLIELPRIFVDEEFRRRKISLAKTGIVIDFWEKEASVVTGEASLSNITPYITSKFNVFIANDYIRPIMGQPYSSIDFRKIIDEGNVLLVKLSKGRIGEINQHLLGMMITNKLTLAAFAREDIPEESRKDFYLYIDEFQNFTTDTISTILSEARKYRLNLMIAHQYVQQLSDKIKGAVFGNVGTIVSFRIGNEDAEILEKQLEPSFSAYDLISMKNLNAAVRILSGGHPKKPFSMNVKFVDRGDREIADFIVMKSLERYGSPSEEVEDNIRKITQM; this is translated from the coding sequence ATGTTGAATCTTCTTTCAAATCCAATACTAATTCTGATAATAGCGGGGGCGTCTGCCATTATTCTTGGTCTGATAATTCTTTTTTTATTTTTTATCCGCAAAATCAATAAAAAAAAGATGATTGCCCAATCTCTTCAGATGACACTTCTTTCTGTATCTATATATAGGGATGAAAAACAAAAAGAAACAAAAAATCCAATAGAAGAGGTTGCAAGATCCGAACAGTTATTCAACGCACTTGCTGCGGTGAACAGCGTGTTTGCTTTTGAAATGGCGCTTCCTTATGGAAAACCATCTTTACAATTTTTTATAAGAGTTGCAAGAGATAAAGAAGATGTTACAGAAGAACAAATAAAGGGAATATTTCCAGAAGCAAAAGTGGTAAAGACAAATGACTACACTATTTTTAGTGAAAAATCGCACGCAGTTGGAGGGTATGTAGAAACAAAAAAGCATTTCTCAATTCCAATACGAACATATAAACTAACTGAAAAAGACACCTTTCTTCCGATACTAAACACTTTTACAGGCGCTTCGCAAAAAAACATAGGTCTTATGATGCAAGTAATTGTCCGCCAAAGTTCAAAAAGCAACAGCAGTACAGTCCATCGTATATTGGGCAGATTAACAAAGGGCTCTTCCTTGAAAAAAGCAATCAAGGCAGAAAATGCTTTTCATTCTCTCGTTTCCTCTTTTTCTGGTGCTAAAGATAAGAAAAAAGGGGAGGTACCACAGCAACCAGAAGTCAATCAGGATGAGGTAGAAATATTGAAAGCAAAGGTGGAAAAGCCGATACTGGATGTTGTTGTTAGGGTGTGTGCATCTGCAACAACAGAAGACGCCGCAGAGAGCCTTTTTGATGTTCTTTCAAGCGGCTTCGGTCAATTTTTAGGAACAAATTATAATGAGTTTGTGGTAAAGAAGGCAAAAGATATATCTAAGTTTGCTTCTGACTTGTCCTTCTCTCTTTTTGATGAAAGCAAAAGGATGCGTCTGAACCTTGCCGAGTTGGTAAGTATCTTTCACTTGCCCACATTTACAGATAGACACAGGCTTGTTGAGTGGGAAGAGAACAAAACAGTTGCACCACCACACGATCTTCCAACCGAAGGACTTTTGCTTGGAGAATATGTAGGCAAAGATGGAACAAAAGAAATCCGACTGTCACATGAAGACAGAAGAAGACATATTTATTCCATCGGACAGACAGGAACAGGTAAAACAAGTCTCATAAAAAGTATGGTGGTTCAAGATATATATGAAGGAAGAGGTGTGTGCGTTCTTGATCCCGCAGGTGACATGATAGACGATCTTTCCAGTCTAATACCAGAGCACAGAAGCGAAGACACAATTTTGTTTAATCCCGACAATTTGGAAAGACCATTTGCTCTCAATATGCTCGAATACGACCACTCAAGACCAGAGGAAAAAACTTTTATAGTAAACGAAATATTAAATATATTCAAATCACTCTTTTCGGAAGAAACAATGGGTCCAATGTTTGAACAATACATGAGAAACGCGCTGTTGCTACTTATGGAATCAGAAGAGGGAAGACCCTCAACACTCATAGAACTTCCGCGTATTTTTGTTGATGAAGAATTCCGTAGGAGAAAAATATCTCTTGCCAAGACGGGCATCGTCATTGACTTTTGGGAGAAAGAGGCATCAGTGGTTACAGGTGAGGCATCACTCTCCAACATAACGCCATATATAACCTCAAAATTCAATGTTTTTATAGCAAATGACTACATCCGTCCGATTATGGGACAGCCGTATTCCTCAATAGATTTTAGAAAAATAATTGATGAAGGTAATGTTCTTCTGGTAAAATTATCAAAAGGTCGTATAGGGGAAATAAATCAACACCTACTCGGAATGATGATAACAAACAAACTCACACTTGCTGCATTTGCTCGCGAAGATATCCCAGAAGAATCAAGAAAAGATTTTTATCTATATATTGACGAGTTTCAGAATTTCACCACCGACACCATATCAACAATACTTTCAGAGGCGAGAAAGTATAGATTGAATCTGATGATAGCCCACCAGTATGTCCAACAACTGTCCGACAAGATAAAAGGTGCTGTCTTTGGAAATGTCGGAACAATAGTGAGTTTTAGGATAGGAAATGAGGACGCCGAGATTCTTGAAAAACAACTGGAGCCATCCTTCTCTGCTTATGATCTCATATCAATGAAAAATCTGAATGCCGCAGTTCGCATTCTCTCTGGCGGTCATCCCAAGAAACCGTTTTCTATGAATGTTAAGTTTGTAGATAGAGGGGATAGGGAGATAGCCGATTTCATTGTTATGAAATCACTTGAAAGATATGGAAGTCCATCAGAAGAGGTTGAAGATAATATAAGAAAAATTACACAAATGTAG
- a CDS encoding SMC-Scp complex subunit ScpB, whose product MNNITKQLEALLFYTGEPMARDEVSKILGIKKEELEEAISEIKAIYEDRGISVVDSGSKIALVTGKNNADIIEKYRKEQLKGEIGNAGAETLAIISYMGPVSRATIDYIRGVNSQFIVRKLLIRGLIERAESGEDKRTPKYTLSINSLSHLGVKSKEELPEYESVKTKLQELLNQRQESLNKSEE is encoded by the coding sequence ATGAATAATATAACAAAACAACTTGAAGCACTTTTATTTTATACTGGTGAGCCAATGGCACGCGATGAGGTTTCAAAAATTCTTGGCATAAAAAAAGAAGAATTAGAAGAAGCAATAAGTGAAATAAAGGCAATATATGAAGACAGGGGCATTTCTGTTGTGGATAGTGGTAGTAAAATCGCCTTGGTAACTGGTAAAAATAACGCTGATATAATAGAAAAATATAGGAAAGAACAACTAAAAGGTGAAATTGGTAACGCAGGTGCCGAAACTCTTGCTATCATTTCCTATATGGGTCCGGTATCGCGTGCGACCATTGATTACATAAGAGGGGTTAACTCGCAGTTCATAGTTAGAAAACTTCTTATAAGAGGTCTTATCGAAAGGGCAGAATCAGGAGAAGACAAAAGGACTCCAAAATATACATTGAGCATAAACTCTCTCTCACATCTTGGTGTAAAAAGCAAAGAAGAACTTCCTGAATACGAAAGTGTGAAAACAAAATTGCAAGAATTACTTAATCAAAGACAAGAGAGCTTGAACAAATCAGAAGAATAA
- a CDS encoding segregation/condensation protein A: MTINTDYSVNTTAFKGPLPMLYDMVVEKKLSIDRVSLSEVASTYLEKIKTIQPFPANEVAETSVIIATLMLIKARSLLPLFELTQEEEENVSELERRLKIYSHIKKIAKQISADYDSNFLYPLERKKMRDATVVFFPDSFVSSNQMLSAVYGMSNKEYTVKEELPKKVVRATVTLEEVMKEITERITTTLKQTTFSDFVSEIGKNRYDTVVSFLALLELVKQDMLLVSQDDLFVEISMVPKSL, translated from the coding sequence ATGACAATAAATACTGATTACAGCGTGAATACAACAGCATTTAAAGGTCCATTGCCAATGCTGTACGATATGGTGGTAGAGAAAAAACTCTCTATAGATAGGGTTTCATTGTCAGAAGTTGCATCTACATACCTTGAAAAAATAAAGACAATACAGCCGTTTCCAGCAAATGAGGTAGCAGAAACATCAGTAATAATAGCAACATTGATGCTGATAAAAGCCCGTTCACTTCTTCCTCTCTTTGAACTTACTCAGGAAGAGGAGGAGAATGTCAGTGAGTTGGAAAGGCGTCTTAAAATATATTCTCATATAAAAAAGATTGCAAAACAGATCTCTGCTGATTATGACTCAAATTTTCTTTATCCATTAGAAAGAAAAAAAATGAGAGATGCAACTGTTGTGTTTTTTCCCGACAGTTTTGTGAGCAGTAATCAAATGTTAAGTGCAGTTTATGGCATGTCCAACAAAGAGTATACCGTTAAAGAAGAACTGCCAAAGAAAGTTGTTCGTGCAACAGTAACACTTGAAGAAGTGATGAAAGAAATAACAGAGCGCATTACAACCACACTCAAACAGACGACATTTTCAGATTTTGTTTCAGAGATAGGAAAGAATCGTTACGACACAGTAGTTTCTTTTCTCGCACTTCTTGAACTGGTCAAACAGGATATGCTGTTGGTCTCGCAGGATGATTTATTTGTTGAAATAAGTATGGTTCCAAAATCTTTATGA
- the aspS gene encoding aspartate--tRNA(Asn) ligase, whose protein sequence is MERTVIKDIKKNIGNTIRCLGWVQKVRDHSKVVFVVLRDRSGTVQCVAKNENLCGVAKSLNPESIVEITGTATERPSKEKRDEEDVEISIESINVISQAEELPFDLNTNLNIDTLLDNRPITLRSKNQMAIFMIQECVVNAFREYFNKNDFVEFQSPKLVGDDAEGGAGVFKTQYFGYEACLATSPQLYKQIMVGVFERVFTIGNVYRAEKHSTTRHLNEYTSLDFELGFIDDHKDVMKHAEGFIRQAVSNIENVCNEYVEKFDVPKVLLPKETFPLVTLKEAQEIVEKESDEKCVGASDLDPSHERILCEFSKKEYKSDVIFVTHYPISKRPMYTYEDENAKGLTKSFDLLFRGKEIATGGQRIHSYEQLKENIKKRNLNIENFSFYLQAFKYGMPPHGGAGLGLERITAALLGIQNVKEASLFPRDMGRIDKPLKDI, encoded by the coding sequence ATGGAAAGAACTGTTATAAAAGACATAAAGAAAAATATAGGCAATACAATCCGTTGTTTAGGATGGGTTCAAAAAGTTCGCGACCACAGTAAAGTGGTTTTTGTAGTATTGCGTGATAGAAGTGGCACTGTTCAGTGTGTGGCAAAAAATGAAAATCTTTGCGGTGTTGCGAAATCATTAAACCCAGAAAGTATAGTTGAAATAACTGGGACTGCAACTGAAAGACCGTCAAAAGAGAAGCGCGATGAGGAAGATGTGGAGATATCTATTGAGTCCATAAATGTTATATCTCAAGCAGAAGAATTGCCATTTGATTTGAATACAAACCTAAATATAGACACACTTCTTGATAACAGACCCATAACTCTGAGATCCAAAAACCAAATGGCAATTTTTATGATTCAGGAGTGTGTTGTTAACGCTTTCAGAGAATATTTTAATAAAAATGATTTTGTTGAATTTCAATCGCCAAAATTAGTCGGTGATGATGCAGAGGGTGGTGCAGGCGTATTCAAAACACAATACTTCGGTTATGAAGCGTGTCTTGCAACAAGTCCGCAACTCTACAAACAGATAATGGTCGGTGTGTTTGAAAGAGTCTTTACCATAGGAAATGTCTATAGGGCAGAGAAGCACAGCACAACCCGCCATCTTAATGAATACACAAGTTTAGACTTTGAACTTGGTTTCATTGATGATCATAAAGATGTAATGAAACACGCGGAAGGTTTTATAAGACAAGCAGTGTCCAACATTGAAAATGTTTGTAATGAATATGTTGAGAAATTTGATGTTCCAAAAGTATTGCTTCCTAAAGAGACCTTTCCTTTGGTAACGCTGAAAGAGGCGCAGGAGATAGTTGAGAAGGAGTCCGATGAAAAATGTGTTGGTGCATCGGACCTTGATCCATCACATGAAAGAATACTCTGTGAGTTTTCCAAAAAAGAATATAAGTCAGATGTTATATTTGTTACACATTATCCAATCAGTAAAAGACCTATGTATACATACGAAGATGAAAACGCAAAAGGGCTTACAAAAAGTTTTGATCTATTGTTTCGTGGAAAAGAAATTGCAACTGGCGGTCAACGAATACACTCATACGAACAACTAAAAGAAAACATAAAGAAACGCAATCTAAATATTGAAAACTTTTCTTTTTACTTACAAGCGTTTAAATATGGAATGCCTCCACATGGGGGCGCCGGTCTTGGACTTGAAAGGATAACAGCAGCACTGCTTGGCATACAAAATGTAAAGGAAGCAAGCTTATTTCCAAGAGATATGGGTCGTATAGATAAACCATTAAAGGATATATGA
- the trpS gene encoding tryptophan--tRNA ligase — MTNKTKTLVTGIQPTGRLHIGNYFGAFHQFVELQNTYESYFFIADLHAITSNEIQKDSKKFNDFINDIVLDSLALGVNPDETYIYKQSEIPEISEIMWILSNFITVPTLSLGHAYKAAKSSKKELMFGLFAYPLLMASDILSVSADVVPVGKDQKQHLELTREIARKFNSNYKCELLKIPKGHFCDMEEVVGTDGRKMSKSYKNTIPLFVGKDDIKKAVMGIVTDSKKEGEPLDPSNCTVFNYHTIFSKDALSDIEDRYKSGKINYKESKEILVDSIISYFAPFEKKRKEYEDNPQLVSEILEKGTSQARSKITEILKQIKKTVGIL, encoded by the coding sequence ATGACAAACAAAACAAAAACATTAGTAACAGGAATTCAACCGACAGGTAGGTTACACATAGGAAATTATTTTGGCGCATTTCATCAGTTTGTAGAATTACAAAACACATATGAGTCATATTTTTTTATCGCAGATTTACACGCCATAACCTCAAATGAAATACAAAAAGATTCAAAAAAATTTAATGACTTCATTAATGATATAGTCTTGGACTCTCTCGCACTTGGTGTTAATCCAGATGAAACTTATATATATAAGCAATCAGAAATACCAGAAATATCAGAGATAATGTGGATTCTCTCCAATTTCATAACGGTTCCGACTTTATCCTTGGGTCATGCCTACAAAGCGGCAAAGTCCAGTAAGAAGGAGCTTATGTTTGGTTTGTTTGCATATCCATTGCTTATGGCATCAGACATATTGTCTGTATCTGCTGATGTTGTGCCTGTTGGTAAAGATCAAAAACAACATTTAGAACTTACAAGGGAAATAGCAAGAAAGTTTAACAGCAATTATAAATGTGAACTTTTGAAAATACCAAAAGGGCATTTTTGTGATATGGAAGAAGTTGTCGGAACGGATGGAAGAAAGATGAGCAAATCATACAAAAACACAATACCTTTATTTGTCGGTAAAGATGATATAAAAAAAGCTGTAATGGGTATAGTAACTGACTCTAAAAAAGAAGGGGAGCCACTTGATCCGTCAAATTGCACTGTCTTTAATTATCACACCATATTCAGCAAAGATGCACTTTCAGACATTGAGGACAGATATAAAAGTGGAAAAATAAATTACAAAGAATCCAAAGAAATACTCGTTGATAGTATAATCTCTTATTTTGCTCCTTTTGAAAAAAAGCGTAAAGAATATGAGGACAATCCACAACTTGTGTCAGAAATTCTTGAGAAAGGAACTTCACAGGCAAGGAGCAAAATAACAGAAATTCTCAAACAAATCAAAAAAACTGTTGGAATCCTCTGA
- a CDS encoding J domain-containing protein — protein MSKKDYYKILGVSKNATKEEIKKAFRKLAHKHHPDKGGDEASFKDISEAYNVLSNDKKRAEYDTYGMSFSSGFQGGANDFDFSSFRNTADFSNIFETFFGGSRRKSRGADIAVDIEITLAEAVYGVERKIELTHRTKCGACGGSGGEAGSEEITCTKCGGNGSINESRRTIFGSISATVTCEICLGSGKIPKVKCKKCLGEGVSRMTESINIVIPSGIEDSNVIRMNGFGEAVSKGISGDLYVKIHIIQDKNWFREGQTLIYRLPVKITDALLGGSYSIQTLNKKPLSIKVPPGATHGERFRIRIGGIPLKEGIYKNVMIEVSLSMPQKLSTKAKRLIEDLKGEGV, from the coding sequence ATGTCAAAGAAAGATTATTACAAAATACTTGGCGTCTCAAAAAACGCGACAAAAGAAGAGATAAAAAAAGCATTTAGGAAACTCGCACACAAACATCATCCCGACAAAGGAGGGGATGAGGCATCTTTTAAAGATATAAGTGAAGCGTATAATGTTTTGTCTAATGATAAAAAACGCGCTGAGTATGACACATACGGAATGTCTTTCTCGTCTGGTTTTCAAGGCGGAGCAAATGATTTTGACTTTTCTTCTTTTAGAAACACGGCTGACTTTAGCAACATTTTTGAAACATTTTTTGGCGGATCAAGAAGAAAGAGTAGAGGCGCAGACATAGCGGTTGATATAGAGATAACACTTGCTGAGGCTGTGTATGGAGTGGAGAGAAAAATAGAATTAACACATAGAACAAAGTGTGGTGCGTGTGGTGGCTCTGGAGGAGAAGCAGGTTCAGAAGAAATAACTTGCACGAAGTGTGGGGGCAATGGTTCTATAAATGAAAGTCGTAGGACAATATTTGGATCTATAAGCGCAACAGTCACATGTGAGATATGTTTGGGTTCTGGTAAAATTCCAAAAGTAAAATGCAAAAAATGTCTTGGTGAAGGGGTCAGCCGTATGACAGAATCAATTAATATCGTGATACCATCGGGCATTGAAGACAGTAATGTCATCCGTATGAACGGCTTTGGTGAGGCTGTGAGCAAGGGCATATCGGGTGATTTATATGTAAAAATCCATATAATTCAAGACAAAAATTGGTTTCGTGAAGGACAGACACTTATATACAGGCTTCCCGTAAAGATAACAGATGCCCTTCTTGGCGGCTCTTACTCCATTCAGACACTCAACAAAAAACCGCTTAGTATAAAAGTCCCACCAGGAGCCACACATGGAGAGCGATTTAGGATACGCATAGGGGGCATACCGCTCAAAGAAGGTATATATAAGAATGTAATGATAGAAGTATCTTTGAGTATGCCACAAAAACTTTCTACAAAAGCAAAACGCTTAATAGAAGATTTGAAAGGGGAAGGGGTATAA